Proteins from one Microcaecilia unicolor chromosome 2, aMicUni1.1, whole genome shotgun sequence genomic window:
- the NIPAL1 gene encoding magnesium transporter NIPA3 isoform X4: protein MQLRNPGGQGGFSYLKEWLWWAGLISMGLGEAVNFAAYAFAPATLVTPLGALSVLICAILSSYYLDEKLNIHGKLGCILSILGSTVMVIHSPEEEEVTSLHDMEMKLRDPGFIAFAVLVIIISVVLIFGVAPRKGQTNILVYISICSLIGAFSVSSVKGLGIAIKDLIHRQPVYKHPLFFILLAVLALSVGTQITFLNKALDTFNTSVVTPIYYVFFTTMVVTCSIILFKEWNSMSIGDIIGTLCGFFTIFTGIFLLHAFKNTNLTWTQITSNLKRENQGPLRHEDQHTLLDNTESPVLVYEDDNTLFSRANELR, encoded by the exons tgggaCTGGGAGAAGCTGTTAACTTTGCTGCCTATGCTTTTGCACCTGCAACGTTGGTCACGCCATTAGGTGCACTGAGTGTTCTTATATG TGCAATTTTGTCCTCCTATTATTTGGATGAGAAGCTGAACATCCATGGAAAGCTTGGCTGCATATTAAGCATTTTGGGGTCAACGGTAATGGTTATCCATTCCCCAGAAGAGGAAGAGGTCACCTCTTTACATGATATGGAAATGAAACTGAGAGATCCAG GATTTATTGCCTTTGCAGTACTTGTAATTATTATTTCTGTCGTGCTGATCTTTGGGGTGGCTCCAAGAAAAGGTCAGACAAATATATTGGTCTACATTTCCATTTGCTCTTTGATTGGAGCTTTCTCTGTATCTTCTGTCAAAGGTCTGGGAATTGCAATAAAAGATCTCATACATCGGCAGCCAGTTTACAAGCATCCTCTGTTCTTTATCTTGCTGGCTGTGCTGGCACTCTCAGTTGGCACTCAAATCACCTTTCTCAACAAAGCACTGGATACGTTTAACACTTCAGTAGTCACACCTATTTATTATGTGTTCTTCACTACTATGGTGGTGACCTGCTCCATCATTTTGTTCAAGGAATGGAATAGTATGAGCATAGGTGATATAATCGGGACCCTCTGTGGATTCTTCACCATATTCACTGGCATCTTCCTATTGCATGCTTTTAAAAATACCAATCTGACCTGGACTCAAATTACTTCTAATTtaaagagagaaaatcaagggCCTTTGAGACATGAAGACCAACATACCCTACTAGACAACACAGAAAGCCCAGTTCTGGTGTATGAGGATGATAATACATTATTCAGCAGAGCTAACGAACTCCGGTAA